A genomic segment from Desulfurella amilsii encodes:
- the kdpB gene encoding potassium-transporting ATPase subunit KdpB, which yields MEVERTSLYSSDLFKTAAINAIKKLNPKSLKSNPVMLAVEIGSILTTIEFIMELIGIKGGSVWFTGWVSLWLWFTVIFSNFAESLSESRGKARAETLKKTKTEIIAHKLKEAKLDAQYEDMSSTQLEKGDFVLVKENELIPSDGEIVLGAALVNESAVTGESAPVIREAGGDRSAVTGGTKVVANSIVVKITTNPGETFLDRMISMVEGAKRRKTPNEVALGVLLISLTIVFLLVVINLRALSVYSLNSIGHGEPVSFVILIALFVCLAPTTIAALLPAIGIAGMDRLFRKNVVALSGKAVEAAGDVNVLLLDKTGTITLGNRQASEFIPVDNHTEEECAKAALYSSIGDETPEGRSIIVLAKRKYSLRAKTLTTGTKTIPFSAQTKMSGADIDGHEYRKGSFEAMKDYIVQNGGQVHKELEEIVEKTAKQGATPFVVSVDNNIFGVAVLKDILKKGIKERFAQLRKMGIKTVMITGDNPLTAATIAAEAGVDDFLAEAKPEDKLGLVREYQSQGLMVAMTGDGTNDAPALAQADVAVAMNTGTQAAREAANVIDLDSNPTKLLDIVDIGKRILMTRGALTTFSISNDIAKYFVIIPAAVVSIYPQLNVLNILHLANPYLAILSAVIFNAVIIPILTPLALKGVWYKPMPAEKLLIYNLLIYGGGGLILPFIAIKLIYVLLSVFI from the coding sequence ATGGAAGTAGAGAGGACTTCATTATATAGCTCTGATTTATTTAAAACAGCTGCTATTAATGCAATAAAAAAATTGAATCCAAAAAGTTTAAAATCAAACCCTGTAATGTTAGCTGTAGAAATTGGAAGCATATTAACTACAATAGAGTTTATAATGGAATTAATTGGAATAAAAGGTGGGTCTGTATGGTTTACTGGATGGGTGTCGTTATGGCTGTGGTTTACTGTAATTTTTTCAAATTTTGCCGAAAGTTTATCTGAAAGCCGAGGAAAGGCGCGTGCAGAAACTCTGAAAAAGACAAAAACTGAAATCATTGCTCACAAATTAAAAGAAGCAAAGCTTGATGCACAATATGAAGACATGTCTTCCACACAGCTTGAAAAAGGTGATTTTGTGCTTGTAAAAGAAAATGAGTTGATCCCAAGCGACGGTGAAATTGTTTTAGGTGCTGCCCTTGTCAATGAATCTGCCGTAACAGGCGAATCTGCACCGGTTATAAGAGAAGCAGGTGGCGATAGAAGCGCTGTTACTGGTGGCACTAAGGTAGTTGCAAACTCTATTGTGGTAAAAATAACTACAAACCCTGGAGAGACATTTTTAGATAGAATGATTTCTATGGTTGAAGGTGCAAAGCGCAGAAAAACACCAAACGAAGTGGCACTCGGAGTACTGCTTATTTCTTTGACAATTGTATTTTTGCTGGTAGTTATAAATTTAAGAGCCTTGTCTGTATATTCGCTAAATTCTATCGGTCATGGTGAGCCTGTTTCATTTGTAATACTGATTGCATTGTTTGTGTGTTTAGCGCCAACTACCATCGCTGCGCTTTTGCCTGCAATTGGTATAGCTGGTATGGATAGGCTTTTTAGAAAGAATGTCGTTGCGCTTTCTGGTAAGGCAGTAGAAGCAGCTGGGGATGTAAATGTACTGTTGCTTGACAAAACTGGTACTATAACATTGGGCAACAGACAGGCTTCAGAATTTATACCCGTTGATAACCATACTGAAGAAGAGTGCGCAAAAGCAGCCCTGTATTCATCCATAGGGGATGAAACTCCAGAAGGCAGAAGTATAATAGTACTGGCAAAAAGAAAATATAGCCTTAGGGCTAAAACGCTCACAACTGGTACTAAAACTATACCTTTTAGTGCTCAAACAAAAATGAGCGGGGCTGATATTGATGGTCATGAATACAGAAAAGGTTCCTTTGAAGCTATGAAAGATTATATAGTGCAAAATGGTGGCCAAGTGCACAAAGAACTCGAAGAAATTGTAGAAAAGACTGCAAAACAGGGTGCAACACCATTTGTTGTATCGGTTGATAATAATATTTTTGGTGTGGCAGTCTTAAAAGATATTTTAAAAAAAGGTATTAAAGAGCGTTTTGCTCAGCTTAGAAAAATGGGTATCAAAACTGTCATGATAACAGGAGATAACCCTCTAACAGCAGCAACTATTGCAGCAGAAGCTGGAGTGGATGATTTTTTAGCCGAAGCCAAACCGGAAGACAAATTAGGGTTAGTAAGAGAGTATCAGTCTCAAGGATTAATGGTTGCCATGACAGGTGATGGTACAAATGACGCCCCCGCTTTAGCTCAAGCCGATGTGGCTGTGGCCATGAATACTGGCACTCAAGCAGCAAGAGAAGCTGCAAATGTGATTGATCTTGATTCAAACCCAACTAAACTTTTAGATATCGTAGATATTGGTAAGCGCATTTTAATGACAAGAGGAGCTCTTACGACATTCAGCATATCCAATGATATTGCAAAATATTTTGTTATTATACCAGCAGCTGTGGTATCAATATACCCGCAATTAAATGTGCTCAATATATTGCATCTTGCAAATCCATATTTAGCAATTCTCTCAGCTGTAATATTTAATGCCGTAATTATACCTATACTTACGCCACTAGCTTTAAAAGGTGTGTGGTATAAACCAATGCCTGCAGAAAAATTGCTTATATATAATTTATTGATTTATGGCGGTGGTGGTTTAATTTTACCATTTATTGCAATCAAATTAATATATGTACTTCTAAGTGTATTCATTTGA
- a CDS encoding 2-hydroxyacyl-CoA dehydratase subunit D: protein MENRIKSVDKMKKIMKKYYLGAKYAKYFGKKIAWITSGGPVEPLIAIGIIPVYPENHGAMIGASKIGAKLSEYAEGLGYSSDVCSYAKLDITSSITRQSPIGGLPKPDMLICCNNICATVQKWYEIQARKFNVPLFIYDTPFCHVDLDDSAKKYLKSQTKEYIGFLEQVTKKKLDYDKMQEVGKLSVKAMKIWQEVLDCAMQKPSPLTAFDAFIHLALIVTLRGKKIVVDYYQTLLEELKERIKNKIPAVENEKYRLLWDNLPIWYKMRWLSNTFAKYGGALVADTYTQSWCSVVDYVDENNFLETMGEAYARVYLNIGTDKMAESAIKLIDKYSIDGVVLHSNRSCKPYSFGQYDIARIIQEKRGIPTLFIEADMADERKFAQAQVENRISSFMEVISQLRN from the coding sequence ATGGAAAATAGAATAAAATCGGTAGACAAAATGAAAAAAATTATGAAAAAATACTATTTAGGCGCAAAGTATGCAAAATATTTTGGAAAAAAAATAGCATGGATTACAAGCGGTGGACCTGTGGAGCCGCTTATTGCAATTGGCATTATACCAGTATACCCGGAAAATCATGGAGCTATGATTGGAGCATCAAAAATAGGTGCTAAATTGTCAGAATACGCAGAAGGATTAGGATACTCCAGTGATGTATGTTCCTACGCAAAACTTGATATAACTTCATCCATTACACGCCAAAGCCCTATAGGTGGTTTACCAAAACCTGATATGTTAATTTGTTGCAATAACATATGCGCAACGGTACAAAAATGGTACGAAATTCAGGCAAGAAAATTTAATGTGCCACTTTTTATATACGATACACCGTTTTGTCATGTAGATTTAGATGATTCTGCAAAGAAGTATTTAAAGTCTCAAACCAAAGAATACATAGGATTTTTAGAACAAGTAACAAAGAAAAAACTTGATTACGACAAAATGCAAGAAGTTGGTAAATTATCTGTTAAAGCAATGAAAATCTGGCAGGAGGTTTTAGATTGCGCAATGCAAAAGCCTAGTCCTTTAACCGCATTTGATGCTTTTATACATTTAGCATTGATTGTAACACTAAGAGGCAAGAAGATAGTTGTTGATTATTATCAAACCTTGCTGGAGGAATTAAAAGAGCGTATAAAAAATAAAATTCCCGCTGTAGAAAATGAAAAATATAGGCTTTTATGGGATAATTTGCCAATTTGGTACAAGATGAGATGGCTTTCAAATACATTTGCTAAATATGGCGGAGCATTAGTTGCGGATACTTACACACAAAGCTGGTGTAGTGTGGTAGATTATGTCGATGAAAATAATTTCTTAGAAACTATGGGTGAAGCTTACGCCCGTGTTTATTTAAATATTGGAACGGATAAAATGGCAGAGTCAGCTATTAAGCTCATCGACAAATATTCTATTGACGGTGTAGTTTTGCACTCAAATCGCAGTTGTAAACCGTATTCTTTTGGTCAATACGATATTGCGCGCATCATACAGGAAAAAAGAGGCATTCCTACGCTGTTTATCGAAGCAGACATGGCAGATGAGAGAAAATTTGCCCAGGCCCAAGTGGAAAACCGCATTAGTTCATTTATGGAAGTTATAAGTCAATTAAGGAATTGA
- the kdpC gene encoding potassium-transporting ATPase subunit KdpC, with the protein MKNIKQGFIVFVFLFIITGVMYPMIITLIGQIAFNKQVNGSLIYNNNHIPIASELIGQPFQSPNFFWPRPSSTPDFPYNALASGGSNLGPTNTELIKRVQERIKYLRENDLKGRVPSCLVLGSGSGLDPDITPSAALAQIPRISKYTHIPKNVLTELVEKHIKKRQLGFLGSDSVNVVELNLALIGAKKQYGRR; encoded by the coding sequence ATGAAAAATATTAAACAAGGATTCATAGTATTTGTGTTTTTATTTATAATAACAGGCGTTATGTATCCTATGATAATAACATTAATTGGTCAAATTGCCTTTAATAAACAGGTAAACGGTAGCTTGATTTATAACAATAACCATATACCAATTGCATCAGAACTTATTGGACAACCATTTCAAAGCCCAAATTTTTTCTGGCCAAGACCATCTTCAACTCCAGATTTTCCATACAATGCTTTAGCTAGTGGAGGTTCAAACCTTGGTCCAACAAATACTGAACTAATAAAGCGTGTGCAAGAAAGAATAAAATACTTAAGAGAAAATGATTTAAAAGGTCGGGTACCCTCTTGTCTAGTTTTAGGATCAGGCAGTGGCCTTGATCCAGATATTACACCTTCTGCAGCGCTTGCTCAAATACCAAGAATTTCTAAGTATACGCATATACCTAAAAATGTATTGACTGAATTAGTTGAAAAACATATTAAAAAAAGACAATTAGGATTTTTAGGCTCAGATAGTGTAAACGTTGTTGAATTAAATTTAGCACTAATTGGGGCAAAAAAACAATATGGCAGAAGATGA
- a CDS encoding DUF4118 domain-containing protein, which translates to MAEDDIKRPSPEELLEVASKETDTQKKGKLTIYLGYAPGVGKTYAMLYDAHLRKKEGVDVVAGYAETHNRQETEKLLKGLEVIEPLIVDYKGLKLKEVNFEKILKRKPQLVIIDELAHSNPPDFKNAKRYQDVEEILNAGIDVYTALNVQHIESLNDLVFQITNTAIKETVPDKFIELASEIKLLDLTPEELLKRLSDGKVYVKDMAQAAVKKYFRSGNLLALRQIALRVVADSVDDKMRTYMKQHAIAGPWSVKEKVLVGIFASPYAEQLVRATYRFATEIEAQWIAIHIETQRNQNFTEQEEAWLNKAFDLTRSLGGQIVWIKGDDVTTEMINYAKSQNVTKIVIGKPRKFSIFSPSIPEKLIMQTEFIDVYLITPKEKKAQEFLKKKKYSFQKIKQYFYSTANIILATILGLALKNHLSHSSLMAIFLAALFSNALMFGISPVIASIVLSVLIFDFFFIPPEYTFYIFNFNYLISFLVYAVVIVSVSTLATKLKTKMKLLKEIQLRESSLYELSNNLVMASTKEQVLSILINRIKKLFNTESAIFVADENNKLKLGAKTKTFDINSESQGIASWCFINKKNAGFGTETIANASALYIPMITTNAIFGVIAIELKQINKHLTIDERVALDAISHLGAIALERLKLMRCS; encoded by the coding sequence ATGGCAGAAGATGATATAAAAAGACCTTCTCCAGAAGAATTATTAGAAGTTGCCAGCAAGGAAACAGATACGCAAAAAAAAGGCAAGCTTACGATATATTTAGGTTATGCTCCAGGTGTTGGAAAAACATATGCTATGCTGTATGATGCGCATTTAAGAAAAAAAGAAGGTGTGGATGTTGTAGCAGGCTACGCAGAAACACACAATAGACAAGAAACAGAAAAACTACTCAAAGGACTAGAAGTAATAGAACCTTTAATTGTTGACTATAAAGGACTTAAACTGAAAGAGGTTAATTTTGAAAAAATTTTAAAACGCAAACCTCAGCTTGTAATAATTGATGAGCTTGCCCACTCAAACCCCCCAGATTTTAAAAACGCAAAGCGCTATCAGGATGTTGAAGAAATTTTAAATGCTGGTATTGATGTCTATACAGCATTGAACGTTCAACACATAGAAAGTCTTAATGACTTGGTATTCCAGATTACAAATACCGCTATAAAAGAAACAGTGCCGGATAAATTTATAGAACTAGCAAGCGAAATTAAATTATTAGATTTAACTCCAGAAGAATTATTGAAAAGGCTCAGTGACGGCAAAGTGTACGTAAAAGATATGGCCCAGGCTGCTGTCAAAAAATACTTTAGATCGGGAAACTTACTTGCTCTTAGACAAATTGCACTAAGAGTGGTCGCTGACAGTGTAGATGATAAAATGCGCACATACATGAAGCAACATGCTATAGCAGGGCCCTGGTCCGTTAAAGAAAAGGTTCTTGTAGGTATATTTGCAAGCCCTTATGCAGAACAGCTTGTAAGAGCCACATACAGGTTTGCTACAGAAATAGAGGCCCAATGGATTGCAATTCATATTGAAACTCAAAGAAACCAAAACTTTACAGAACAAGAAGAAGCCTGGTTAAATAAAGCGTTTGATTTAACAAGGAGTCTAGGTGGACAAATTGTATGGATAAAAGGTGATGATGTAACAACAGAAATGATAAATTATGCAAAATCTCAAAATGTTACCAAAATTGTTATTGGTAAACCAAGAAAATTTAGTATCTTTTCGCCGTCAATTCCAGAAAAATTAATAATGCAAACCGAATTTATAGATGTTTACCTTATCACACCAAAAGAAAAAAAAGCTCAGGAATTTTTGAAAAAGAAAAAATACAGTTTTCAAAAAATCAAACAGTATTTTTACTCCACAGCAAATATAATCTTAGCCACAATTTTAGGTTTAGCTTTAAAAAATCACTTAAGCCATTCAAGTTTAATGGCAATATTTTTGGCTGCGCTTTTTAGCAATGCTCTTATGTTTGGAATTTCTCCAGTGATTGCATCTATAGTATTGAGTGTATTGATATTTGATTTTTTCTTTATACCTCCAGAGTATACTTTTTATATTTTTAACTTCAATTATTTAATTTCGTTTTTGGTTTATGCTGTAGTTATAGTTTCTGTTTCAACTCTTGCTACAAAACTTAAAACCAAAATGAAACTTTTAAAAGAAATCCAACTTAGAGAATCAAGCCTTTATGAGTTAAGTAATAACCTTGTAATGGCCAGCACAAAAGAGCAAGTGTTATCTATCCTGATAAACCGCATAAAAAAACTATTTAATACTGAATCGGCAATATTTGTTGCAGATGAAAACAATAAATTAAAATTAGGGGCAAAAACTAAAACTTTTGATATAAACTCTGAATCTCAAGGTATAGCAAGCTGGTGTTTTATTAATAAGAAAAATGCAGGTTTTGGTACAGAAACTATAGCCAACGCAAGCGCACTCTATATACCTATGATTACAACAAACGCTATATTTGGAGTAATAGCGATAGAATTAAAACAGATAAACAAGCATTTAACAATTGATGAAAGGGTTGCACTAGATGCCATATCGCACCTTGGGGCAATAGCTCTTGAGAGGCTAAAACTAATGCGCTGTAGTTAA
- the kdpA gene encoding potassium-transporting ATPase subunit KdpA, which yields MQIADIVEFVVFVVLLTALVKPLGNYITKVFEGEKTFLSPVFQPIENLIYKVSGIDPSHEMDWKEFAISMLIFNAIGFVVLFSILIFQQFLPLNPQHFKGFNLDLAFNTAVSFITNTDWQAYSGESTASYFSQMLGLAVQNFLCAAYGIVILLTVIRGFARKQTSNLGNFWVDSTRTTLYILLPLSIIAAIVLMSQGVIQSFSHYKTAQLIEAYTNGANIVKTQTLPMGPVASQEAIKLLGTNGDGFFNASSAHPFENPTPFTNFFEAFLIILIPAALTYAFGKMVKNKKQGWAIYFAMLFMFVVFLGIQYAANIGQDPLVSALGVSGHYIEGQEVRFGVGGTTLFSTTTTATSCGAVDAMHDSLLPIGGMIPMLLILLSEVVFGGVGSGLYTMIAFIIIAVFVAGLMIGRTPEFLGKKIEVNEMWMAVIVALTSGIIVLIFTAIALVTKSGVSSILNPGPHGLSEILYAYASTANNNGSAFAGLNANTAFYNITTALAMLIGRFVPAVAIIYMSGRLAQKKYTPPNVGTLPTEKLPFILWLILVIIIVGALTFFSALALGPFLENILMLRGV from the coding sequence ATGCAAATTGCTGACATTGTTGAGTTTGTAGTTTTCGTAGTTTTATTAACAGCTCTAGTAAAGCCTCTTGGTAATTATATAACTAAAGTATTTGAAGGCGAAAAGACATTTTTATCTCCAGTTTTTCAACCAATAGAAAATTTAATTTACAAAGTATCTGGAATAGATCCTTCTCATGAAATGGACTGGAAAGAATTTGCTATTTCAATGCTTATTTTTAATGCTATAGGTTTTGTGGTTTTGTTTTCAATCTTAATTTTTCAACAATTTTTACCTTTAAATCCCCAACATTTTAAAGGTTTTAATTTAGATTTAGCATTTAACACAGCTGTAAGTTTTATAACAAATACAGACTGGCAAGCTTATTCTGGAGAATCAACTGCAAGCTATTTTTCTCAGATGTTAGGACTTGCTGTGCAAAATTTTCTTTGTGCTGCTTATGGGATTGTTATATTACTAACTGTAATTAGGGGTTTTGCAAGAAAACAAACTTCTAATTTAGGTAATTTTTGGGTAGATTCCACAAGAACTACACTTTATATTTTACTGCCTTTATCAATTATTGCTGCAATTGTTTTGATGAGCCAGGGCGTAATACAAAGTTTTAGCCATTATAAAACAGCCCAATTAATTGAAGCCTACACCAATGGGGCAAACATTGTAAAAACACAAACTCTGCCAATGGGTCCAGTTGCTTCGCAAGAAGCCATAAAGCTACTTGGGACAAACGGCGATGGATTTTTTAACGCAAGCTCAGCACATCCTTTTGAAAACCCTACACCTTTTACAAATTTTTTTGAAGCTTTTTTAATTATTTTAATCCCTGCAGCCCTTACATATGCATTTGGAAAGATGGTAAAAAATAAAAAGCAAGGTTGGGCCATCTATTTTGCAATGTTATTTATGTTTGTTGTGTTTTTAGGGATTCAGTATGCAGCTAATATTGGGCAAGATCCTCTTGTGTCTGCCCTGGGTGTATCTGGTCATTATATTGAAGGTCAAGAAGTAAGGTTTGGTGTAGGTGGCACCACGTTGTTTTCAACTACAACTACAGCAACTTCATGTGGTGCAGTTGATGCTATGCACGACTCGCTTTTGCCTATTGGAGGAATGATCCCAATGCTTTTGATCCTGCTTAGCGAAGTAGTTTTTGGAGGTGTGGGATCTGGCCTTTATACAATGATAGCTTTTATCATCATAGCGGTATTTGTGGCTGGTTTGATGATTGGGAGAACGCCAGAGTTTTTAGGTAAAAAAATAGAAGTAAATGAGATGTGGATGGCAGTTATTGTAGCTTTAACATCTGGGATAATAGTGTTAATTTTTACTGCCATTGCCTTAGTTACAAAATCCGGTGTAAGTTCAATATTAAACCCAGGCCCACATGGACTTTCAGAAATACTTTATGCTTATGCTTCAACAGCAAATAACAACGGAAGCGCCTTTGCTGGATTAAATGCAAATACAGCGTTTTATAATATAACTACTGCGCTAGCTATGCTAATTGGCAGGTTTGTGCCAGCAGTAGCTATTATTTATATGAGTGGGCGTTTAGCACAAAAAAAATACACACCACCAAATGTGGGTACTCTGCCAACAGAAAAGTTGCCATTCATTTTATGGTTAATCCTTGTGATAATTATTGTGGGTGCATTGACATTTTTTTCTGCTCTAGCATTAGGTCCATTTTTGGAAAATATTTTAATGCTTAGGGGTGTATAG
- a CDS encoding 2-hydroxyacyl-CoA dehydratase subunit D — MKKIMGKIDSIVQNPYEYLSNLSKSRKIMGYSCTYAPLEIIHAGGFHPARIIGLSSNISLSDIHLQSYACAIVRTLLEDSLSKKLDFLNAFLFLHTCDSMQKLSDIFRMRLSFKHFDLILPVKFNTQSSKEYFVDILEDFKTKLEREQNIKISTGKLNESIQIYNNLRKNLLDLYNIKSTCPFAITYADLSKIVKASFIMDPLEFIDISSSIIKNITLAPANKTKRIILSGSICVHPDIFGTIENKNASIVWDDLCSGTRFFEQLVEQTGKPINALADRFIKRPICPTKYVNPSYRLDYLKKIIENHNANGVIFLFIKFCEPHSFDYPDQKKTLEKVGIPSILIEIENQNVFDEQTKTRLETFIEMLGD, encoded by the coding sequence ATGAAAAAAATAATGGGAAAAATTGATTCTATCGTACAAAACCCATATGAATATTTAAGTAATTTATCAAAATCAAGAAAAATTATGGGCTATAGCTGTACTTATGCCCCGCTTGAGATTATACATGCAGGTGGTTTTCACCCAGCAAGAATTATAGGCCTATCCAGTAACATATCTCTATCTGACATACATCTGCAATCTTACGCCTGTGCTATAGTAAGAACGCTACTTGAAGATAGCTTGTCCAAAAAACTTGATTTTTTAAATGCTTTTTTGTTTTTGCATACTTGTGACTCAATGCAAAAGTTATCGGACATATTTAGGATGAGACTCAGCTTTAAACATTTTGATTTAATTTTACCTGTAAAGTTCAACACTCAATCATCAAAAGAGTATTTTGTAGATATTTTAGAAGATTTTAAAACAAAACTTGAGCGCGAGCAAAACATTAAAATAAGCACCGGTAAATTAAATGAATCTATCCAGATTTACAATAATCTAAGAAAAAACTTGCTGGATCTTTATAATATTAAATCAACCTGCCCTTTTGCTATAACTTATGCTGATTTATCAAAAATAGTTAAAGCTTCCTTTATTATGGATCCGTTGGAATTCATAGATATAAGCTCATCTATTATTAAAAACATTACTCTTGCACCAGCTAATAAAACAAAACGTATTATTCTATCTGGTAGTATATGTGTGCATCCTGATATTTTTGGTACAATAGAAAATAAAAATGCATCAATCGTATGGGATGATTTGTGCAGTGGCACAAGGTTTTTTGAACAGTTAGTTGAGCAAACTGGAAAACCCATCAATGCTTTAGCCGATAGATTTATAAAAAGACCAATTTGTCCTACTAAATACGTAAATCCTTCATACAGACTTGATTATCTTAAAAAAATAATAGAAAATCATAATGCTAATGGTGTAATATTTTTATTTATCAAGTTTTGCGAACCACATTCGTTTGATTACCCCGATCAAAAAAAAACATTAGAAAAGGTCGGTATTCCTAGTATTTTGATAGAAATTGAAAACCAAAACGTTTTTGATGAGCAAACAAAAACAAGACTTGAAACTTTTATTGAGATGTTAGGGGATTAA
- a CDS encoding acyl-CoA dehydratase activase, with product MYIGIDIGSTTAKIVLMDPRKNIIDKLIANVGYSSKQVATAIYREILEKNNLKEADIKNVVSCGYGRESIDFAKKAISEIICHAKGVHFLINDVSTVIDIGGQDSKVIVLNDSGNVVNFVMNDKCAAGTGRFLDVMAKALMCDIGEFGNFALQSKKPANISSICTVFAESEVISLVAKSEDRANIIAGLCESIAKRIASMYKRVGGKPKVVLTGGVAKNIGVLKVLENQINSPIATHELSSFTGALGACLIARQT from the coding sequence ATGTATATTGGTATTGATATTGGTTCAACTACTGCAAAAATTGTGCTTATGGATCCAAGAAAAAATATAATAGATAAACTGATTGCAAATGTAGGATACAGCTCAAAACAGGTTGCAACAGCCATATACAGAGAGATTTTAGAAAAAAACAATTTAAAAGAAGCTGATATAAAAAATGTAGTTTCTTGCGGGTATGGTAGAGAAAGCATAGATTTTGCCAAAAAAGCTATTTCTGAAATTATTTGTCATGCAAAAGGCGTACATTTTTTGATTAATGATGTAAGTACTGTTATAGATATTGGCGGCCAGGACAGTAAAGTTATAGTCTTAAATGATAGCGGAAATGTTGTAAATTTTGTTATGAATGATAAATGTGCTGCAGGTACTGGTAGATTTTTAGATGTTATGGCAAAAGCTTTAATGTGTGATATTGGGGAGTTTGGCAATTTCGCCCTACAGTCAAAAAAACCTGCCAATATAAGCAGTATATGCACCGTATTTGCAGAGTCAGAAGTAATTTCATTGGTTGCAAAGTCAGAAGATAGAGCTAATATCATAGCTGGCCTTTGCGAGTCTATTGCAAAACGCATTGCAAGTATGTATAAAAGAGTCGGTGGTAAACCAAAAGTTGTTTTAACAGGTGGAGTAGCTAAAAATATAGGGGTTTTGAAAGTCTTAGAAAATCAAATTAATTCGCCTATTGCCACTCATGAATTGTCAAGCTTTACTGGGGCACTTGGAGCTTGTCTAATAGCAAGACAAACTTAA